Part of the Nicotiana tabacum cultivar K326 chromosome 20, ASM71507v2, whole genome shotgun sequence genome, GAGGGCAGCAAGGTTGGGAGTAAGTGATGATTTGAAAGATGACCAATTTTCGTTCGTTGAGGGCTAATTTGTTGAAGGCCCAACAACAGATACTGAGTTGGGCCCAACAACACTGAAACTGGCCCCTGAGGAGTCCATCATTAGTTGCTAAGGTTGATACAAATACTCGCCCTTCATTCTGACCAACTTGGTCCAAAGGTCGTAAGCATAATATTACGCGTTCGACGGAGCTCACTAATTTTGATCCAAAATTTAtacttatttaaattttttttgaatatatataaattattaatttaaaactcaATAACTGAAAATTATAAAATCCTGAATCAGTGTTGTAAATAGTGCTCGCCTCAGCGCTAATAACGTAAGGCGAGGCGAGGCGAGCTGCCATCGCTATTTTACAGTGTGGCGTAGCGTTTTCAAAAAGGCGAGCGCCTCTGCCTTTGTAGCGTGTGGCGACCTGTAGCGTGAGGCGAGCTGTAGCGTCGCTTTTtgcaaaaatgaaaagaaggcaGTAGCAGCGATCTGTTAAAACAAAAAATTAGGGCTTGCGATTTCTTTACTCTTTCTCCTTCCAGTCGACAACAAACCTATAACAGACCAGCGattatctttcttctttcttcatcaCGTATGCTTCTCTtcatctcttttcttctttcttcttctcctttcttctttcttcgaGTTTCTGTTCTGTGACTCTGCccaattttttttccttctttcttctttctttttgttttgggcTCTGTTTTTAATCGCTGTTACTctgttttttcttcctttttcttctttttcatctcttcttctttctttttgttttgggcTCTGTTTTTTATCGCTGCTGCTGCAACTTAACAGAGTCTGTGTTgctctattttttcttcttttttcttctcttttttttggctCTGTTTTTTAATCACTGCTGCTGTACTCAACATATCAGTCTCAGAAAAGCTCTGTTTTTTCTTCAATTCAGAGAGCTTCTTcagttcttctcttcttttttttcttttttctgctaTGAAATTTCCTCCTTTTTTTCAGTTAAAGAGTTAGAATTAATTGCATATTGACTTGATAATTTTTTCCTATAAAACAATATTGAAATGGCGTCATCCGATGGTAATAAAAGAAATGATATAACTTGGGATTAGCTTGAAGAAGAATAGATGTTACTTGTTAGTATGAATCTACTATAGCTGTATATtgagtttttaatttttgaaaattgatatatttatttatctattattGCTATTTGAGTTTTTagttatatataaaatattttatatttttgtataaattgtcgCTTCACAGCAAAGCGCTCGCCTCAGTGAAGTGGACCCTCGTCGCTATTTGTCGCCGCACGCTATCCAAAACATTGTCCTGAACCAAAAACTTCAAGTTCTAACTCGGCATCTGGTCCCGGGATAAAACACTACCAACTAGAagttctttatttttaaatatagcaCCACACTTTTTTGATAATAAGTCAAACCCCAATTTGTTATATTAATAATCTCTTTTTTATCGCtgctaaattttttaaaataataagtaataTACAATAGAAAGGAGTAACCTTATCTTTACCCCCCTCAAATTGAGATATTCATGAATAATGGGCAAATTCAGATTAGTAGGTCCAAAACAAGTACTAGACACCGagatgaaaacaaaaaaaaaacatacctTAATAGACATTGGGGATTATTTTGGCATTACTATACTTAACAATTCAAGTTAGTTAAGGGAAGCGAAAAGTAAGTTAGTCGTCTGTcattttattatgttttaattgTTGTCATGGTTCTTGAATTTATTCTAAATCAAATTTTGGGAGAGAAATAGAACCCCTCACCTACTCTTGGAGCAAAATCATGATCGTTGTTTCagattttgagttttttttttttgcttttctggtCATATAATTCATATTCTTTATGAATAGAACTTGAACTCGCAAGGTGGCTTCAAATTGGAGAAGATGATGTGACTTGGTAATTTAAGTATCTTGTTGCAAAATCAAAGACACTTAGTCCTTCCATATAAAATATCCTTTTTGGATTATTTATAATTAAAAGAATTAGGAAGATAGTACTGGGACACGTTTAATACTAGCCTACTAGGTCTTTTTGAGTGATTGTTATTTCACAAGGAAGATGATAAAGACAGTGCAGAACAAAGGGACaaacactactagaaaactgGCCTAACACGTTGTTGATGGGTTAAAGCCCAATTACAtactctttgtttttgttttattagttttttcttttcaatttacTTAACTACTCTTGTATTTAATGAGAGGTATTACACAAAATTCGATTTAGAAAAAATTCAAAGAACCATGAAAACAATTAAAACCTAATAACATCTAGCAGATGACTAACTAACTTTTGTTTTCCCCGTAACTAACTTGAATTATAGTAATGTCAAATGTTTCAATTAAATTCCCAATGTCAAttaaggttttttttttgtttcccatCTGGTATTTAGTAGTACTCGTCTAATCTGAATTTGCATTGGAATATCTCATTTTGAGGGGCAAAGATTAAATTTCTTTGTTCAATTATATATAACGTTAAAACTAGACCAATTGCAGGTAGAAAAAAATTCATAAGAATAAGAAATTATGGCTTGTATATTTCATATTCTCTTTAAAAATTTAGCAGCGATAGAGTGGagatttttaatataataatttGAGTCGCGACTTATTAACAAATATGTGTGGTGGGATGCTTGAAATGAATAACGTCTAGTAGGTAGTCTTTTATCCTGTTAAGGGCTTAAAGGTGAAttaggatttgaagtttatgagttcAAATTTTAATCTTTTCAAGttattgagttctaaattaataatttacatATATCctaataaattttttaaacaaACATAATATTTGGATCAAAACTACCGAGTTATATATAACCTATAACTCTAAGCTAGCTTCGCTCCTGACAGGGCTACGCGGCGTGCATCTTTGAATGTCGGATGGCTaaactgaaaaaagaaaatagaacgGTAAGCACAAACAAGTTGGTCAGAATGAAGGGCTTGTGTTTGTCACTGTGATGTATAAAATGGGCCTGCCACTCACCCATTTACTTTGTATCAACATTAGCAACTGATGATGGAGTCATCATGGGCCGGTCCGTTTGTACTTTTAATAGGCCAATTTCAGTGTTATTGGGCCCAACCCAGTATCTGTTATTGGGCCCAACCCAGTATTTGTTATTGGGCCTTTAACAAATTAGCCCTTATCGAACGACATTTGGTCATCTTCCAAAATCATCACTTGCTCTGCCCTCTTTGAAGAAGCGAGCTGCTTTTCAAGAATATTAGTTGTTGTCCCTATAAGAAATTTACTTTTTGACCTATTATCGTGCATATGTACTCCAaagtttttatatttatattcatGTTTTGTAACTATGTAAGCCTCTGTAACTCAGTTTCACTATGCAAATCACCTTACCGTAGGTAGAGCGTCCCTTTTATGTTACTTCGCGAATAAACTAAATATGCATTGAAATATCTAGAGTTTCTTGTTTTAAGCCCTGTCTATGCTAAACGAGGGTGTTGTTTCAACTGGATATGTATACAACTTAGTATTATCAATTGCATTATTTAGCTGGTTATAACATCTAGTTTTTAGAAGATTATAGTTTTAGTATTGGAGTTAAAAGGCATTTCAAGACAGGTATTTCCTTCGCCCGTTGGGCACTAGTCTTTGcgttttgtatttatttttaaaaaaatacagtACTTGTCTTTAGATGTATCTGTCACTTTGCGAATAAACTGAACCTGCATTGAAGAAGgtaatttttttggttttaagCCGGTGTTGTTTCAACCGAACTGCCCTTGTATACATGGATTCAGTGTTATCTTTTGCCGTATTTAGCTGGTTATATCGCCTAGTTTCAAGAAGGTTACAACaatgttatcaaaggcgaaaaacacaaaaaagctctaaggtctaTTGGTGTGTTAAGCCCAAAGTGCAAATAAAGCGTGCCGTTCAACGAAGAAAGGTAATGGAGAAAAATTACAAATATGTATGTGTAGTCCAAgacaaataattataaaaatgaataacaaatatatggacaagaaattgattttttttcttatgGTAAATTGAAATATCAAATGTTTAGTGTCACTTCACAAGATACACATATTGGTAAGGAAAAGTATGACTTAGAGCCTTGATGATGACAGTGAAGTGCCTGCAAAGCGAGGGGAAACGCTCAACATGTTTTGCCCCTTGCTTCAAGGCTTAAGCGCGTCTTTGACAACATTGGGttattgttttctttttattGAAGTGGAAAAAACATCTTAAGGGAGTTGTTTCTTATCACCTTGAGACGTTTTAAGGAAAGTTACTTAAATATGTTTCTTTGATGGTATAAAGAAGCTGCTTTTCTTTTTGAATAATTTATAAAACTTTGCTTAAATATGCTGTTGAATCTTATTTTTACAGTAGGCAAGCATTGCAGTGTAAAAACCCATGGTTTCTTAGGTCTGCAAGCTTTAATTTTGAGAAAACATAAAGCCTGTTATTTGACGGAGCGGTTAACTGCTTGGGAGGATAAAACGAATAATCAggggaaaggaaaagaagaatggGACGAAAGACGTCAAAAAAGCATACTGGATTTGATGCTGATAATACTATTGAAAGTGTATCGGGAGGAAACACCTATGACAATGATAGAACTCGTAAGCCCAACCAGGCAACCCCTGTTCCACAGACATCATTTCTCAGGTTCTAACCGCATATTCATCATTTCCAATTTTATTAGATGAACTATTTGGCATATTGCAATCTGACATATTCATACCTTGCTAATATTCTTATGCAACACTGGGCCGTTGTTGCTTTTGTTGTTGCTAATATTCTTATGCAGACAGCAGATTGATCCTGAGACTGCAAAATATTTTGCGGAGATTGCTAATGCCATAGAAGGTACAGAAATTGACCCGGAGGAGCGGTCTGTCATTTGTGGAAATGCATTGGAAGAAACAAGAGGGAAAGAAGTAGAACTTGCAACTGATTATATAATAAGCCATACTTTGCAAACTCTACTTGAAGGTTGTTCTTTGGATCACCTTTGTAGTTTCCTTCAGAGCTGTGCAAAGAATATCTCTCATATTGCAGCTGATAGATCAGGCTCTCACGTGGTCGAAACGGCTTTAAAATCTCTATCTTATCACCTTCAGGAAAATGAGAACCATTCTCTGATTGAACAAGCTTTGACTAAACTTTGTAAGGTATGAAATAGTGATGTCGTCATTGTTTATAATGGTTTAATGTTGTCCTATTGTAGGTTTTCTACTATTTTGGTATACCACTTGTATATGGCCACCTTTTGTTTTTGGCCTTTTCATTAATGAAAATTTATTTACTTGATAAAAAGCACACAATTTGCTTGCATAATTCTTTTCTGTTCTTGTTGTTATACGTGAAAGCCCTTCTAGAAATCTGCTATAAAATTAAGGTTGGGAAATGTCAGTGTATGAGAATAAAAAGTGGATGATAATTTCTTGGGCATACATGATCCATGTTCTGAACTTGATTGTTCATTggctcttttatttttctatgtCAGGCAATTGTTGTGAATCCTGTCGATATAATGTGCAACTGCCATGGATCTCATGTGCTTCGGAGTCTTCTTTGCCTACTTAAAGGGGTGCCTTTAGAAGAGTTCCATTCCACAAAGTCATCAGTTGTCTTGGCTGAACGCTTGAATCTCAAGGCGCCTCATGCAAAAGACAATGGCTCATTGCAGTCTCAGCAAATATTTCCTAATTTGCTTAAAGATTTTGTATCAGAGATGTTAAATGTTGCCAGTGAAGACATTTCAAAACTTCAAACTAATCAATACAGCAGTTTAGTTCTGCAGGTATATTATATATGCTACCGGGCTCCATTCTTACATCAGTCTTTTTGCTGACAGTATGTAAATGTGCAAATGATGATAAAGACCACTGTGGAAATTGGAAACACCTACTTATACTTGCTACATGATTGTGTGCCAACTAATGATTCATATCTTGTTTAAGGCCACTAGTTTAAACCACAACTGTCGAATTACATATCAACGAGCAATGATCGATTCTATTCTCTTATTTGCAGACTGCTTtgaaattatttgctggaaatgAACAGGAATTGTTGCATTTAATTCGAGTTCTTCTTGGGAGCAGCGCTGAAAGTGCCAATGCTGGAAACTTGTTAGAAGGAAAAACCATAAGAAACATTTCAAGGCTAGTGGAAGAAACTGCATACAGTCATTTGATGGAGGTAAAAGATCATTGATTTCTGCCTGCATTTCCTCTCTGTATATGCTTTTCCAACAGTAGTGTTGTATTTTTAACTGGTTTAAGAGCTCCGTAGTCATGGAATCTATCTGTATGCTGCACATGGTTGTATTCCGCTTCTGTTAATGGTAATATTCAAATAGTGATAGTTCAGTCTAATTTGAATGGAGGCATCTACTTAAGATGCATGAGCCTGTTTCCCCCTATGCTGCTGGTCCACAGTGATTGTTGTGACCTGTAAATTGCAGACGCTCAGTTGTTATGAGCCCACAGTCATGCAGTTTTGTGCAATTCCAATTAAATTAGTTGCTTATATTATATATTTGGGATATCAACCTTCTATTTCTGCAATCTAGTACTGCTACTAGATGGAGGATGGTTGAACCTGTTACACAATCCAACCATCTGAAAGAAAAGCTCAAAATAAATGTTTGTTAATCGTGGAAGCAGAGCATAAGTTCTTTGTGCTTTGTCAACATTAATCCACCTTTTCCCTATAAAATCAGCTGAAGCCAAGGACCATAGAGACGTTGCAAGTTTGCTGAATGATGATCTATTGTGCTTCTTATGGCTGTTTTGCTTTCTAACTTGTACAATGTTCTCCTTGTTAGAACATGTTTGACGTTTTAATGCACACTGTTGCAGGTCATCCTGGAATTTGTTCCTGAAACATTGTACAGTGAGTTGTTAACAAAAGTTTTCAGGAAGTCATTGTTTCGAATGTCATCTCATCACTGTGCGAACTTCGTTGTGCAGGCTTTAGCATCTCACGCCAAAAGTGAGGATCATGTAAGGCTTTTCAAACTTCAGCTATAGGAATATTGCTTTCATGTAAGATAAACCTAAGGTCCTGTAGAATTGAATCGCACAACATTGAATATTTCATTTAGATACAAATGTTGGTAGATGTTAAAATCAGTATGCAGTGCACGAGATGATTTTTAAGGCATGTCTTCTATCTTGATTGCACAGTTAAAAACTATCTCACTGGGCATTACACTGTAAGCTTGAAATAGGTTTTGTCAACAGATTTTCATGTTTAATCATATGTTTGTTTATAGTATCACTCACACCCTGTTTTGTTGCAAGATGGACTTGATCTGGGAGGAGCTTGGAACAAAGTTTCATGATCTTTTCGAAATGGGAAAGTCTGGAGTTGTTGCTTCTGTCCTTGCTGCAACTCAAAGGCTCCACAGTCATGAACATGAGGTTTGTTGTGAATATTGACGGTCACACTTTATATTTTCCTAACTGTTGTGTTCAAACATTCTAGGTATTCTTTTTGGATCATATGATGAAATAGGGAGAACTGTACTAAGTTGTTTTCTACTTATAACTTTACCATCTTGGTACTGATTTGAATAAAATTTACTTTG contains:
- the LOC107797789 gene encoding pumilio homolog 23, which codes for MGRKTSKKHTGFDADNTIESVSGGNTYDNDRTRKPNQATPVPQTSFLRQQIDPETAKYFAEIANAIEGTEIDPEERSVICGNALEETRGKEVELATDYIISHTLQTLLEGCSLDHLCSFLQSCAKNISHIAADRSGSHVVETALKSLSYHLQENENHSLIEQALTKLCKAIVVNPVDIMCNCHGSHVLRSLLCLLKGVPLEEFHSTKSSVVLAERLNLKAPHAKDNGSLQSQQIFPNLLKDFVSEMLNVASEDISKLQTNQYSSLVLQTALKLFAGNEQELLHLIRVLLGSSAESANAGNLLEGKTIRNISRLVEETAYSHLMEVILEFVPETLYSELLTKVFRKSLFRMSSHHCANFVVQALASHAKSEDHMDLIWEELGTKFHDLFEMGKSGVVASVLAATQRLHSHEHECCQAIASAVCTGDEFPKCIIPRILFLENFFCSGDKSNWSWPHGTKIHVVGSLILQSIFRLPSELIQVYITSITSLEEHHVLEASKDPSGSRVIESFLNSNISAKQKRKLVAKLRGHFGELSVHPFGSFTVEKCFTASNLSLRETIVSEMLPLQSELSKTKQGPYLLRKFYIDGFARQPDQWKSRQASQQSALKEFYATFGPRETKSLVKENFLADTHSKPKQEKLKDIRKEIEPTLSSAKTSNTPFLAHQVSKKVKRSKDEKKRHRKDGQSESQRKRTKV